The following nucleotide sequence is from Pseudomonas putida S13.1.2.
CTTGAAGAGCAGCTAGGTCGCCAGCTCATTGCCCGCCGCGGACCGCGCTTCGTGCTGACAGAAATGGGCGAACAGCTGTTCCAGCTGGCCGGCGAGGTGTATGGGCAAATGTCGCAGATCGGCGGTTTGCTGGAGCAACCGGCAGACGAAGTGGTGGGCAAGGTGCGCCTGCTGATGATCAGCCGCATCGTCAGCGAACGCTTCGACAACTTCCTTGCCGACTTCCACCGCCAGCGCCCGCGGGTGGAACTGGAAATCGACGTGATGCGCAGCTCCGATATCGTCGCCGCCCTGCAGGAAAAAACCGCCACGGCGGGCCTTAGCCTCACCCGGCGTGCACAGCCACGGCTGGAACAGCGGCTGTTCCTGCGCCAGCGCTATGCGTTTTTCTGTGGCAAGCACCATGCCCTGTTCGGCCAGGCCGAAGGCGACTTGCAACGGGAGAATTTCGTTAGTTTCACCAGCGACCAGATTGGCGGCATGTTGTCACCGCTGACCATTTTCCGTGACCTGCAAGGGTTTGCCGGGCGGATCGTGGCCTCATCGCCAAGCCTTGAGGAGGTACGCCGGCTGGTGATCGCCGGATTCGGCATCGGCTGCCTGCCCGAGCATGTGGTGGCACCGGATGTCGAAGCGGGGTTGCTTTGGAAGCTGCCGCCGCCGGAAGGGATTGCCGATGTGGATATTCACCTGTTGTGGAACAAGGAACAGCGGTTCAGCCGGGCGGAAGAGATGTTTATCGAGGCGTTGCAGCGCGTCATAACCTAGCGCTTCTGAGCGGCGCGATAGACCTCGCGCGCTCGCGCTTGCTTATAGGTCATCCAGAGACACCGGTACGCCTTTTTCACCCAGCCTGGACTTGGCCAATTCACTCAATTCGAGATCCTCCAGGCGCTTCATCATGGATTCGTACAGTTTGGCCGGAACCATGTAACCCATCACACGATTGTGGTTAAGCACGGCAACAGGCATGCCAGCGGCACCGGCCATTACCGCAGATGGGTTCTTTTTCAGTTCCGATACGCTTACGGTCACACTTGCAAAGATTTTCTGCATTGTTCCGGCTCGAATCAGGACCATATTTTGGTCCATATATAGGACGTAAACAAGCCTACGCTCTTAGACACTGCCGTGCCTCAGCCTTGTCATCTATATCAACAGGCGAAAGCCCCCCGGCCATGTCATGCGTAAGTCAAAGTCCGTCATTTACCGGCTGTACGTGCTTCACTTGGATGGCTTGCATCCCTGCATCACTGCAACTCACTTACAGGAGCCATCCCATGAACATCGACCTGGGCGGACGCACCGCCATTATCAGCGGCTCGACCGGCGGTATTGGTCTGGCCATCGCCCGTGGCCTGGCCCGCGCCAATGCCGACGTGGTCATTGCCGGCCGCAGCCAGAAGTCGCTGGACGCCGCCCTGGCCGAAGTGCGCAAGCAAGGTGGCCGTGGCCAGGTCCACGGCGTGGTCGCCGACCTGGGTACCGCCGCCGGTGCCGAAACCCTGTTCGCTGCCCACCCACGGGCCGACATCCTGGTCAACAACCTGGGCATCTACGACGACGTCGACTTCTTCGAGGTGGACGACAGCGAGTGGGCGCGCTTCTACGAAACCAACGTGCTCAGCGGTGTGCGCCTGGCACGCCACTACGCCCCGGGCATGGTCGAGAACGGCTGGGGGCGGATCCTGTTCATTTCCTCGGAATCGGGTGTCGCCATTCCTGCCGACATGATCAACTACGGCGTGACCAAGGCCGCCAACCTGGCCGTTTCCCATGGCCTGGCCAAGCGTCTGGCCGGCAGCGGGGTTACCGTGAACGCGGTGTTGCCGGGCCCGACCCTGACCGATGGCGTGACCGCGATGGTGGCCGATGCAGCACAGGCCTCCGGGCGCAGCATTCGTGAAGAGGCGGACAACTTCGTGCGCACCGCGCGGCCAAGCTCGATCATCCAGCGCGTCGCCGATGTCGATGAGGTTGCCCACCTGGTGGTGTACCTCGCCTCCCCTTATTCCTCCGCCACCACCGGCGCGGCCCTGCGGGTCGACGGCGGCGTAGTCGACAGCCTCGCTATCTGAATTCAACTGGAGGCATTCGGGGAAAACTTGGATCCCATTCTATGACAAGGTATGCTGGGCAATAGCTATACGCCACTATCCAGGCAGGTTTAGCGCCTGCCTTCAAGGACGAAGCCTTTGCCCAGCCACCCTACCCGCCACACCATTGCCCGCCAGTGGCAGCTGCTCAAGTTGCTGCCCGGCCGCCACCCTGGCATGAGCTCCACCCAGTTGCAGGCGGCCCTCACGACCGTGGGCCATACCACCAGCAAACGCACGGTCGAGCGCGACCTGGTGGAGCTCGCCGCGCTGTTCCCGCTGCAGTGCAATAGTAAAGGCATGCCGTACGGTTGGTACTGGCAACCGGGCCTGAGCCTGGGCGAAGCGCAGCAGCTGCAACCCGACGTGCTTACGCCCCCGGCCCAGGTTGAACTGCATGCCTGGGTTGATGACGCGTTGGCCCTGCGCCTGGAGCAATCACCCCTGTCAGCAAACATGCAACTGACGCCGCAAGCGAGCGGCGGCGCCACGCTGGTGGCCACTGTTGACGACAACCGGGCGCTGATGGGCTGGTTACTGTCGCAAGCGGGCTCCATCCGTATCCACGCCCCGCAGGCACTGCGCGTGGCCATGCTCGAACAGTTGCGCCAGAGCCTGGCGCTGCACGAGGGTAGTTATTGACCGGCAGGCAAAAGTCATTGTCCTGCGGGCCGCTTTTTCCCCAAGCCTGGCCTGCGCAGAATTCGCTCCTGACACCGCATCTTTCAGGAGTACTCGATGACACGCTTCAAGCCCTTGCTACTGGCCGTCGCCCTGGCGACCACTGCCCAGGCCACGTTGGCCGCCGACTGGCAGACCTCGCCCTACGGCAAACAGGATGAAATCGGCGCCGCCAACCTGCTCACCCCGGAGGTGGTCAAGCAGGCTGTCGGCCTGGTCAAGACCGGCAAGACCTACCCCCTGGCCGTGCCCGTGAGCAAGGACTTGCCAGCATTCCGCCACCGCAGCTTCCACCTTTACAACATCCAGCCCGGCGAGCAGGCGGGCCAGACCCTGGGCCGCAACAAGTTCAGCTTCAACGATGAACTGGTCAACGGCTGGACCGGCGTCGGCACCCAGCTCAACGGCATCGGCCATATCGGCATCGACAACGTCTACTACAACGGCAACAAGGCGGCTGACTTCGTCACCGTCGAAGGCGTGACCAAGCTGGGCGTGGAGAAAGTACCGCCAATGGTTACTCGTGGTGTGGTGCTGGACATGACGGCCCACTACGGCAAGGCCATCGTACCGGGCGGCACCGCATTTACCGTCGCTGACATCAAGGCGGTCCTGAAGAAGGAAGGCATCACCCTGCGCAAGGGTGATGTGGTGCTGTTCAATACCGGTTGGCTGGAGCTGATCGGCAAGGACAACCAGCAATTCCTCGCCACCGAGCCGGGCATCGACCTGCCGGCGGCCGAATGGCTGGCGGACCAGGGCATCGTCG
It contains:
- a CDS encoding LysR family transcriptional regulator, with translation MSDRLLNDRLDWNLLRTFRVIGQELSISRAAARLHLTQPAVSQALKRLEEQLGRQLIARRGPRFVLTEMGEQLFQLAGEVYGQMSQIGGLLEQPADEVVGKVRLLMISRIVSERFDNFLADFHRQRPRVELEIDVMRSSDIVAALQEKTATAGLSLTRRAQPRLEQRLFLRQRYAFFCGKHHALFGQAEGDLQRENFVSFTSDQIGGMLSPLTIFRDLQGFAGRIVASSPSLEEVRRLVIAGFGIGCLPEHVVAPDVEAGLLWKLPPPEGIADVDIHLLWNKEQRFSRAEEMFIEALQRVIT
- a CDS encoding type II toxin-antitoxin system Phd/YefM family antitoxin; translated protein: MQKIFASVTVSVSELKKNPSAVMAGAAGMPVAVLNHNRVMGYMVPAKLYESMMKRLEDLELSELAKSRLGEKGVPVSLDDL
- a CDS encoding SDR family NAD(P)-dependent oxidoreductase, which produces MNIDLGGRTAIISGSTGGIGLAIARGLARANADVVIAGRSQKSLDAALAEVRKQGGRGQVHGVVADLGTAAGAETLFAAHPRADILVNNLGIYDDVDFFEVDDSEWARFYETNVLSGVRLARHYAPGMVENGWGRILFISSESGVAIPADMINYGVTKAANLAVSHGLAKRLAGSGVTVNAVLPGPTLTDGVTAMVADAAQASGRSIREEADNFVRTARPSSIIQRVADVDEVAHLVVYLASPYSSATTGAALRVDGGVVDSLAI
- a CDS encoding WYL domain-containing protein, with the protein product MPSHPTRHTIARQWQLLKLLPGRHPGMSSTQLQAALTTVGHTTSKRTVERDLVELAALFPLQCNSKGMPYGWYWQPGLSLGEAQQLQPDVLTPPAQVELHAWVDDALALRLEQSPLSANMQLTPQASGGATLVATVDDNRALMGWLLSQAGSIRIHAPQALRVAMLEQLRQSLALHEGSY
- a CDS encoding cyclase family protein, which codes for MTRFKPLLLAVALATTAQATLAADWQTSPYGKQDEIGAANLLTPEVVKQAVGLVKTGKTYPLAVPVSKDLPAFRHRSFHLYNIQPGEQAGQTLGRNKFSFNDELVNGWTGVGTQLNGIGHIGIDNVYYNGNKAADFVTVEGVTKLGVEKVPPMVTRGVVLDMTAHYGKAIVPGGTAFTVADIKAVLKKEGITLRKGDVVLFNTGWLELIGKDNQQFLATEPGIDLPAAEWLADQGIVAFGGDTWASEVYPNPTGEEFPVNQFMLAKRGIYNLELIDTRALVRDKAFEFLFVLGQPLYKGSTQVNINPVAIH